Proteins encoded by one window of Homo sapiens chromosome 6 genomic scaffold, GRCh38.p14 alternate locus group ALT_REF_LOCI_6 HSCHR6_MHC_QBL_CTG1:
- the PSMB9 gene encoding proteasome subunit beta type-9 precursor: protein MLRAGAPTGDLPRAGEVHTGTTIMAVEFDGGVVMGSDSRVSAGEAVVNRVFDKLSPLHERIYCALSGSAADAQAVADMAAYQLELHGIELEEPPLVLAAANVVRNISYKYREDLSAHLMVAGWDQREGGQVYGTLGGMLTRQPFAIGGSGSTFIYGYVDAAYKPGMSPEECRRFTTDAIALAMSRDGSSGGVIYLVTITAAGVDHRVILGNELPKFYDE, encoded by the exons ATGCTGCGGGCGGGAGCACCAACCGGGGACTTACCCCGGGCGGGAGAAGTCCACACCGGG ACCACCATCATGGCAGTGGAGTTTGACGGGGGCGTTGTGATGGGTTCTGATTCCCGAGTGTCTGCAGG CGAGGCGGTGGTGAACCGAGTGTTTGACAAGCTGTCCCCGCTGCACGAGCGCATCTACTGTGCACTCTCTGGTTCAGCTGCTGATGCCCAAGCCGTGGCCGACATGGCCGCCTACCAGCTGGAGCTCCATGG GATAGAACTGGAGGAACCTCCACTTGTTTTGGCTGCTGCAAATGTGGTGAGAAATATCAGCTATAAATATCGAGAGGACTTGTCTGCACATCTCATGGTAGCTGGCTGGGACCAACGTGAAGGAGGTCAG GTATATGGAACCCTGGGAGGAATGCTGACTCGACAGCCTTTTGCCATTGGTGGCTCCGGCAGCACCTTTATCTATGGTTATGTGGATGCAGCATATAAGCCAGGCATGTCTCCCGAGGAGTGCAGGCGCTTCACCACAGACG CTATTGCTCTGGCCATGAGCCGGGATGGCTCAAGCGGGGGTGTCATCTACCTGGTCACTATTACAGCTGCCGGTGTGGACCATCGAGTCATCTTGGGCAATGAACTGCCAAAATTCTATGATGAGTGA